A genomic window from Odocoileus virginianus isolate 20LAN1187 ecotype Illinois unplaced genomic scaffold, Ovbor_1.2 Unplaced_Contig_26, whole genome shotgun sequence includes:
- the LOC110145357 gene encoding serpin B3-like — protein MSSLGEAVIHLAIDLFHQIRKSEKENIFLSPFSISSALAMTYLGARENTASEMQKVLHFNEITENPRGRATRNLVEKPGKVHHHFQKLLMELKKSTDAYELSVANRLYGEKEFPFLQEYMDNVKKFYLASVESADFKNAAEESRKMINSWVESQTNEKIKDLFPEDSLDSSTALVLVNAVYFKGQWNQEFNRENTVEEKFWLNKDTSKPVQMMKQANHFNFVSLEDVQAKILEIPYKGEELSMMVLLPNEVDGLQELEDQLTAENLIEWTSPQNMGKRQVDLYLPRFKVEERYDLVPTLHALGMVDAFRDGVADFSGMTGRRDLVVSTVVHKCFVEVTEEGTEAAAASGVEITVRAGRNSESFCCNHPFLFLIKHIKTNSILFCGRVSSP, from the exons ATGAGTTCCCTCGGTGAAGCAGTCATCCACCTTGCAATCGATCTGTTCCACCAGATCagaaaatcagagaaggaaaacatcTTCCTGTCCCCTTTCAGTATCTCGTCAGCCTTAGCCATGACTTACTTAGGGGCCCGAGAAAACACCGCATCAGAAATGCAGAAG GTCCTTCACTTCAATGAAATCACAGAGAACCCAAGAGGAAGAGCTACAAGAAATCTC GTTGAAAAGCCAGGAAAAGTTCATCATCACTTTCAAAAGCTTCTGATGGAATTAAAGAAATCCACTGATGCCTATGAGCTGAGTGTTGCCAACAGGCTCTATGGAGAAAAGGAGTTTCCATTTCTCCAG GAATACATGGATAATGTTAAGAAATTTTATCTAGCCAGTGTGGAAtctgctgattttaaaaatgctgcAGAGGAAAGTCGAAAGATGATTAACTCCTGGGTGGAGAGCCAAACCAATG AAAAAATCAAAGATCTGTTTCCCGAAGACTCTCTCGACAGCTCTACTGCTCTGGTTCTGGTGAACGCCGTCTATTTCAAAGGGCAGTGGAACCAGGAATTTAACAGAGAAAATACTGTGGAGGAAAAGTTTTGGTTGAACAAG GATACAAGCAAACCTGTGCAGATGATGAAACAAGCCAATCATTTCAATTTCGTGTCACTGGAAGACGTGCAAGCCAAGATCCTGGAAATCCCGTACAAAGGCGAAGAGCTAAGCATGATGGTGCTGCTGCCCAATGAAGTAGATGGTCTGCAGGAG CTTGAAGACCAGCTCACTGCTGAGAACCTAATAGAGTGGACGAGCCCACAGAACATGGGGAAGAGACAAGTGGATTTATACCTGCCTCGGTTTAAAGTGGAAGAGAGATATGACCTCGTGCCCACACTGCACGCCCTGGGGATGGTGGACGCCTTCCGTGATGGGGTGGCTGATTTCTCGGGCATGACCGGGAGACGTGATCTGGTGGTGTCGACGGTCGTCCACAAGTGCTTTGTGGAGGTGACCGAGGAGGGCACGGAGGCCGCAGCTGCTTCCGGCGTAGAAATTACTGTAAGAGCAGGAAGAAATTCTGAGAGTTTCTGCTGCAATCACCCTTTCCTGTTCCTCATCAAGCACATCAAGACCAACAGCATCCTCTTCTGTGGCCGAGTCTCTTCCCCTTAG